A genomic region of Paramormyrops kingsleyae isolate MSU_618 chromosome 19, PKINGS_0.4, whole genome shotgun sequence contains the following coding sequences:
- the LOC111834495 gene encoding filamin-A-interacting protein 1-like isoform X2, with protein MRSRKNAVESPTSGQVIVPQLPDVTREDVDENVQCSKKRRVKPRQEKDEENLSGRTAKGPQKSSESGAQKPGLKELPQEALLKLLGVMEGEVQARDDVIHMLKSERLRPEALEAHYGSAAPSRVLQALQRDGLFTKSISDDVYQLPMAELDHLEEKHRETYRRMLEQLLIAEKCHRRTIHELDKEKRKHVDYMNKSDDFTGLLEQDRERLKRLLEQEKACQARKDKDHKQRLEKVREELAKLKSFSLMLVDERQLHVEQIGQQAQKIQDLNKKLRDKEQRVETISRKSKEDSQRILKLELELEHKATKFVQDHEEMIAKLAVQETQNRQLQQKLASLSRRLEELEESNKILQKSEEELQELRDKISRGECGNSSLMAELENLRKMVLEMEGKDEEIMKTESRCRELQRRLQDEENSSRDLKQEVEKLQKRMAEMEKLEGVFNRNRSECERLHVTLEKEKSLTKEMTKEMETMKSRVKDLESSESRLEKAENSLKDDLKKLKSFTVILVDERKNMAERIKHMEKKNEDLNKNFKAEQAKVTEVTEKLIEESKKLLKLKSEMEAKVTDLTKENEELKCKLACEEETCNNLSSEANRMRKRLDSLEEADGESARGRMKIELGRLGSEDNKVKELTMEIERLKNRLQQLEVVEGDLMKTEDEYDLLEKKFRTEQDKTNVLSQLLEEMKTQIARNKAIEKGEAVSQEAELRQRCKIEEAKTRDLQADVQALKEKIHELMNKEDQLTQLQVEYSVLQQRFIEEENKKKIMNQEVLNLTKELEVTKRYSRALRPSVNGRRIVDVPLASTGVQTDAGTSEAAEEDTAAVFIRKSVLEENHIMSNLRQKVLKKPVLERYPPAASEMNMSKSWTPWMRKKDTISRGRQDKTNHNNEESTQPPEMTMSQMPGRPLHIKVTPDHGNSSATLEITSPRAEDFFSSTTIIPTLGLQMPRITIVPTPTKVSSRNNGREAAGGQDAERNKSPVTITAISRAKSPERGQPTSSDEVKSPLSPVSIITVSTSPISDSTSSPETQEPFTGRKVLKMDPDRQGGATPTRKYGSNGNIITTEDNKIHIHLAPQFKRLTEASGPSITVATVTKEVVTGTVRPSPSHSAPVAAKSSPGKIMSSIIINPIASAPSRPTQSVLLLKCFKTISGADCSVGSSQSSTGRTCSHLDPHPHASLFQKKILCTM; from the exons GGGACGACGTCATTCACATGCTGAAGTCGGAGCGGCTGCGGCCCGAGGCCCTGGAAGCCCACTACGGCTCAGCGGCTCCATCCCGCGTCCTGCAGGCCCTGCAGCGGGACGGGTTGTTCACCAAGTCCATCAGCGACGACGTGTACCAGCTGCCCATGGCAGAG CTGGATCACCTGGAGGAGAAGCACCGTGAGACGTATCGGCGGATGCTGGAGCAGCTGCTGATCGCTGAGAAGTGCCACCGGCGCACCATCCACGAGCTGGACAAGGAGAAGCGCAAGCATGTGGACTACATGAACAAGAGCGACGACTTTACCGGCCTGCTGGAGCAGGACAGGGAGAG aTTAAAGAGGCTTCTGGAACAAGAAAAGGCATGTCAGGCACGTAAAGACAAGGATCACAAACAGCGACTGGAGAAGGTGAGAGAGGAACTGGCCAAACTGAAGTCCTTTTCCCTAATGCTGGTGGATGAGAGGCAATTACACGTCGAGCAGATTGGTCAGCAGGCCCAGAAAATCCAGGATCTCAACAAGAAGCTCCGTGACAAAGAGCAGAGGGTGGAAACCATTAGCAGAAAGAGCAAAGAAGACAGTCAAAGGATTCTTAAGCTTGAGTTGGAGCTGGAGCACAAGGCAACTAAGTTTGTGCAAGACCATGAAGAGATGATTGCCAAGCTGGCCGTCCAGGAGACCCAAAACCGACAGCTACAACAGAAGCTGGCTAGCCTTAGTCGACGTCTCGAAGAGCTTGAAGAGAGCAACAAGATTCTGCAGAAGTCTgaggaggagctgcaggagctgagggACAAGATCAGCAGGGGGGAATGTGGCAACTCAAGCCTGATGGCCGAACTGGAGAACCTGCGCAAGATGGTCCTGGAGATGGAAGGCAAAGATGAAGAGATCATGAAGACAGAATCTCGGTGCAGAGAGCTACAGAGGAGACTGCAGGATGAGGAGAACAGCAGCAGGGATCTAAAGCAAGAAGTGGAGAAACTGCAGAAGAGAATGGCTGAGATGGAAAAGCTGGAGGGGGTTTTTAATCGGAACAGATCGGAATGTGAGCGGCTGCACGTCACGTTGGAAAAAGAGAAAAGTCTGACAAAAGAAATGACTAAAGAAATGGAGACGATGAAAAGCAGAGTCAAGGATCTCGAGTCTTCAGAATCGCGACTTGAAAAGGCCGAAAATAGTCTAAAGGATGACCTAAAGAAGCTGAAGTCTTTCACTGTGATACTGGTAGATGAAAGAAAGAATATGGCAGAAAGAATTAAACACATGGAAAAGAAGAATGAGGATTTGAATAAGAACTTTAAAGCGGAGCAAGCTAAGGTCACTGAGGTTACAGAGAAGCTGATTGAGGAGAGCAAAAAGCTTCTCAAATTAAAATCAGAAATGGAAGCTAAGGTGACAGACCTCACAAAGGAGAATGAGGAACTAAAGTGCAAACTAGCATGTGAAGAGGAGACGTGCAATAATCTGAGCTCGGAGGCTAATCGAATGAGGAAGAGGCTGGACAGCTTAGAGGAAGCCGATGGGGAATCTGCTAGAGGCAGGATGAAGATAGAGCTTGGAAGACTTGGAAGTGAAGATAATAAAGTTAAAGAGCTCACAATGGAGATCGAACGGCTAAAAAATCGTTTGCAGCAGCTTGAGGTTGTGGAAGGGGATCTGATGAAGACCGAGGATGAGTATGACTTGCTAGAGAAGAAGTTCAGGACGGAACAAGACAAGACAAATGTGCTCTCTCAATTGCTGGAGGAAATGAAGACTCAGATTGCCAGAAACAAAGCCATTGAGAAGGGAGAGGCTGTGAGTCAGGAAGCAGAGCTGAGACAGCGATGCAAGATCGAAGAAGCTAAAACAAGGGACCTTCAGGCCGATGTCCAAGCTCTCAAGGAGAAGATTCATGAGCTCATGAACAAAGAGGACCAACTGACTCAGCTTCAGGTAGAATACTCTGTTCTACAGCAGAGGTTCATCgaagaggaaaacaaaaagaaaatcatgAACCAGGAGGTTCTCAACCTCACCAAGGAACTGGAGGTGACCAAGCGGTACAGCCGTGCCCTGCGGCCCAGCGTCAACGGCAGGCGGATCGTAGATGTGCCTTTAGCTTCCACAGGGGTTCAGACCGATGCAGGCACCAGCGAGGCAGCGGAGGAGGACACAGCAGCTGTGTTCATCAGGAAATCTGTCCTCGAGGAGAACCACATCATGAGCAACCTTCGGCAGAAAGTCCTGAAGAAGCCCGTTCTGGAGCGGTACCCCCCCGCAGCCAGTGAGATGAACATGAGCAAATCAtggacaccctggatgagaaagaaggacaccATTAGCCGAGGCAGACAGGACAAAACAAATCACAATAACGAGGAGTCAACGCAACCGCCCGAGATGACCATGTCCCAGATGCCAGGGCGACCTCTGCACATCAAGGTAACGCCGGACCATGGAAACAGCAGCGCGACGCTGGAGATCACCAGTCCCCGTGCAGAGGACTTCTTTTCCAGCACAACCATAATCCCCACCCTGGGCCTACAGATGCCACGGATCACCATTGTCCCAACACCCACCAAAGTATCATCCAGAAACAATGGCCGTGAGGCTGCAGGGGGACAGGATGCAGAGCGGAACAAGTCGCCCGTCACGATCACCGCTATTTCCAGGGCCAAATCGCCAGAGAGGGGCCAGCCGACTTCATCTGATGAGGTTAAGTCACCTCTGTCCCCAGTCTCCATCATAACTGTCAGCACCTCCCCCATTTCTGACTCCACTAGCTCGCCAGAGACTCAGGAGCCCTTCACAGGCCGCAAGGTGCTGAAGATGGACCCCGATAGGCAGGGCGGAGCCACACCCACCCGAAAGTACGGCTCCAATGGCAACATCATCACCACGGAGGACAACAAAATCCACATCCACCTGGCACCCCAATTCAAGCGGCTGACGGAGGCCAGTGGACCCTCCATCACCGTGGCGACAGTGACCAAAGAGGTCGTCACGGGTACAGTTCGGCCATCTCCAAGTCACAGCGCCCCAGTGGCTGCAAAGAGCTCCCCCGGCAAGATCATGAGCAGCATCATCATCAACCCCATCGCCTCTGCCCCCTCACGGCCCACGCAGTCTGTG TTGCTACTGAAATGTTTCAAAACGATATCAGGTGCTGACTGCTCCGTAGGTAGCTCACAGTCCAG CACAGGCAGGACGTGCAGTCACCTCGATCCACATCCACACGCATCCCTGTTTCAAAAG AAAATATTGTGCACCATGTGA
- the LOC111834495 gene encoding filamin-A-interacting protein 1-like isoform X3, producing the protein MRSRKNAVESPTSGQVIVPQLPDVTREDVDENVQCSKKRRVKPRQEKDEENLSGRTAKGPQKSSESGAQKPGLKELPQEALLKLLGVMEGEVQARDDVIHMLKSERLRPEALEAHYGSAAPSRVLQALQRDGLFTKSISDDVYQLPMAELDHLEEKHRETYRRMLEQLLIAEKCHRRTIHELDKEKRKHVDYMNKSDDFTGLLEQDRERLKRLLEQEKACQARKDKDHKQRLEKVREELAKLKSFSLMLVDERQLHVEQIGQQAQKIQDLNKKLRDKEQRVETISRKSKEDSQRILKLELELEHKATKFVQDHEEMIAKLAVQETQNRQLQQKLASLSRRLEELEESNKILQKSEEELQELRDKISRGECGNSSLMAELENLRKMVLEMEGKDEEIMKTESRCRELQRRLQDEENSSRDLKQEVEKLQKRMAEMEKLEGVFNRNRSECERLHVTLEKEKSLTKEMTKEMETMKSRVKDLESSESRLEKAENSLKDDLKKLKSFTVILVDERKNMAERIKHMEKKNEDLNKNFKAEQAKVTEVTEKLIEESKKLLKLKSEMEAKVTDLTKENEELKCKLACEEETCNNLSSEANRMRKRLDSLEEADGESARGRMKIELGRLGSEDNKVKELTMEIERLKNRLQQLEVVEGDLMKTEDEYDLLEKKFRTEQDKTNVLSQLLEEMKTQIARNKAIEKGEAVSQEAELRQRCKIEEAKTRDLQADVQALKEKIHELMNKEDQLTQLQVEYSVLQQRFIEEENKKKIMNQEVLNLTKELEVTKRYSRALRPSVNGRRIVDVPLASTGVQTDAGTSEAAEEDTAAVFIRKSVLEENHIMSNLRQKVLKKPVLERYPPAASEMNMSKSWTPWMRKKDTISRGRQDKTNHNNEESTQPPEMTMSQMPGRPLHIKVTPDHGNSSATLEITSPRAEDFFSSTTIIPTLGLQMPRITIVPTPTKVSSRNNGREAAGGQDAERNKSPVTITAISRAKSPERGQPTSSDEVKSPLSPVSIITVSTSPISDSTSSPETQEPFTGRKVLKMDPDRQGGATPTRKYGSNGNIITTEDNKIHIHLAPQFKRLTEASGPSITVATVTKEVVTGTVRPSPSHSAPVAAKSSPGKIMSSIIINPIASAPSRPTQSVHRQDVQSPRSTSTRIPVSKACLYLCEHLLPVPLASLCCY; encoded by the exons GGGACGACGTCATTCACATGCTGAAGTCGGAGCGGCTGCGGCCCGAGGCCCTGGAAGCCCACTACGGCTCAGCGGCTCCATCCCGCGTCCTGCAGGCCCTGCAGCGGGACGGGTTGTTCACCAAGTCCATCAGCGACGACGTGTACCAGCTGCCCATGGCAGAG CTGGATCACCTGGAGGAGAAGCACCGTGAGACGTATCGGCGGATGCTGGAGCAGCTGCTGATCGCTGAGAAGTGCCACCGGCGCACCATCCACGAGCTGGACAAGGAGAAGCGCAAGCATGTGGACTACATGAACAAGAGCGACGACTTTACCGGCCTGCTGGAGCAGGACAGGGAGAG aTTAAAGAGGCTTCTGGAACAAGAAAAGGCATGTCAGGCACGTAAAGACAAGGATCACAAACAGCGACTGGAGAAGGTGAGAGAGGAACTGGCCAAACTGAAGTCCTTTTCCCTAATGCTGGTGGATGAGAGGCAATTACACGTCGAGCAGATTGGTCAGCAGGCCCAGAAAATCCAGGATCTCAACAAGAAGCTCCGTGACAAAGAGCAGAGGGTGGAAACCATTAGCAGAAAGAGCAAAGAAGACAGTCAAAGGATTCTTAAGCTTGAGTTGGAGCTGGAGCACAAGGCAACTAAGTTTGTGCAAGACCATGAAGAGATGATTGCCAAGCTGGCCGTCCAGGAGACCCAAAACCGACAGCTACAACAGAAGCTGGCTAGCCTTAGTCGACGTCTCGAAGAGCTTGAAGAGAGCAACAAGATTCTGCAGAAGTCTgaggaggagctgcaggagctgagggACAAGATCAGCAGGGGGGAATGTGGCAACTCAAGCCTGATGGCCGAACTGGAGAACCTGCGCAAGATGGTCCTGGAGATGGAAGGCAAAGATGAAGAGATCATGAAGACAGAATCTCGGTGCAGAGAGCTACAGAGGAGACTGCAGGATGAGGAGAACAGCAGCAGGGATCTAAAGCAAGAAGTGGAGAAACTGCAGAAGAGAATGGCTGAGATGGAAAAGCTGGAGGGGGTTTTTAATCGGAACAGATCGGAATGTGAGCGGCTGCACGTCACGTTGGAAAAAGAGAAAAGTCTGACAAAAGAAATGACTAAAGAAATGGAGACGATGAAAAGCAGAGTCAAGGATCTCGAGTCTTCAGAATCGCGACTTGAAAAGGCCGAAAATAGTCTAAAGGATGACCTAAAGAAGCTGAAGTCTTTCACTGTGATACTGGTAGATGAAAGAAAGAATATGGCAGAAAGAATTAAACACATGGAAAAGAAGAATGAGGATTTGAATAAGAACTTTAAAGCGGAGCAAGCTAAGGTCACTGAGGTTACAGAGAAGCTGATTGAGGAGAGCAAAAAGCTTCTCAAATTAAAATCAGAAATGGAAGCTAAGGTGACAGACCTCACAAAGGAGAATGAGGAACTAAAGTGCAAACTAGCATGTGAAGAGGAGACGTGCAATAATCTGAGCTCGGAGGCTAATCGAATGAGGAAGAGGCTGGACAGCTTAGAGGAAGCCGATGGGGAATCTGCTAGAGGCAGGATGAAGATAGAGCTTGGAAGACTTGGAAGTGAAGATAATAAAGTTAAAGAGCTCACAATGGAGATCGAACGGCTAAAAAATCGTTTGCAGCAGCTTGAGGTTGTGGAAGGGGATCTGATGAAGACCGAGGATGAGTATGACTTGCTAGAGAAGAAGTTCAGGACGGAACAAGACAAGACAAATGTGCTCTCTCAATTGCTGGAGGAAATGAAGACTCAGATTGCCAGAAACAAAGCCATTGAGAAGGGAGAGGCTGTGAGTCAGGAAGCAGAGCTGAGACAGCGATGCAAGATCGAAGAAGCTAAAACAAGGGACCTTCAGGCCGATGTCCAAGCTCTCAAGGAGAAGATTCATGAGCTCATGAACAAAGAGGACCAACTGACTCAGCTTCAGGTAGAATACTCTGTTCTACAGCAGAGGTTCATCgaagaggaaaacaaaaagaaaatcatgAACCAGGAGGTTCTCAACCTCACCAAGGAACTGGAGGTGACCAAGCGGTACAGCCGTGCCCTGCGGCCCAGCGTCAACGGCAGGCGGATCGTAGATGTGCCTTTAGCTTCCACAGGGGTTCAGACCGATGCAGGCACCAGCGAGGCAGCGGAGGAGGACACAGCAGCTGTGTTCATCAGGAAATCTGTCCTCGAGGAGAACCACATCATGAGCAACCTTCGGCAGAAAGTCCTGAAGAAGCCCGTTCTGGAGCGGTACCCCCCCGCAGCCAGTGAGATGAACATGAGCAAATCAtggacaccctggatgagaaagaaggacaccATTAGCCGAGGCAGACAGGACAAAACAAATCACAATAACGAGGAGTCAACGCAACCGCCCGAGATGACCATGTCCCAGATGCCAGGGCGACCTCTGCACATCAAGGTAACGCCGGACCATGGAAACAGCAGCGCGACGCTGGAGATCACCAGTCCCCGTGCAGAGGACTTCTTTTCCAGCACAACCATAATCCCCACCCTGGGCCTACAGATGCCACGGATCACCATTGTCCCAACACCCACCAAAGTATCATCCAGAAACAATGGCCGTGAGGCTGCAGGGGGACAGGATGCAGAGCGGAACAAGTCGCCCGTCACGATCACCGCTATTTCCAGGGCCAAATCGCCAGAGAGGGGCCAGCCGACTTCATCTGATGAGGTTAAGTCACCTCTGTCCCCAGTCTCCATCATAACTGTCAGCACCTCCCCCATTTCTGACTCCACTAGCTCGCCAGAGACTCAGGAGCCCTTCACAGGCCGCAAGGTGCTGAAGATGGACCCCGATAGGCAGGGCGGAGCCACACCCACCCGAAAGTACGGCTCCAATGGCAACATCATCACCACGGAGGACAACAAAATCCACATCCACCTGGCACCCCAATTCAAGCGGCTGACGGAGGCCAGTGGACCCTCCATCACCGTGGCGACAGTGACCAAAGAGGTCGTCACGGGTACAGTTCGGCCATCTCCAAGTCACAGCGCCCCAGTGGCTGCAAAGAGCTCCCCCGGCAAGATCATGAGCAGCATCATCATCAACCCCATCGCCTCTGCCCCCTCACGGCCCACGCAGTCTGTG CACAGGCAGGACGTGCAGTCACCTCGATCCACATCCACACGCATCCCTGTTTCAAAAG CATGCCTGTATCTGTGTGAGCATCTTCTACCTGTGCCCCTGGCAAGCCTGTGCTGTTATTAA